The Phaeocystidibacter marisrubri genomic interval GGTCATGAATGCCGTAAATGGCAGCAATCTTTGGTGTATATCCATCAATCAATGTATCGAAAATTGGCTGACCACTTGACCACGTTGCACCTTTATCAGTCGAAACGGTTAGAAAGTAGCCTTGAGAGGTAGGAGCTACGCCAAAAACAGTGTCGCCACAATGAGTTGCAAGCATTCGTGCATCCGTTCCGGTGGCAGCAATGGAAGCGTTAGTCCGCGTCCAAAATTGACCGTATCCATTCAAGGCAAATACACAAACAAGAATAAGAGTAAACAGGTGTTTCATGTGCTTAGATTTATACAGACAAAGCTCCTATCTCATGCGGGTTTGTGAAATACGACATATGCCGTATTTTGATCAATCAATGGCGAAGCTCCTCAGAGGTTAGGATTTTAGTAGCTTAGGTTACAGAGTCTTTCAAAAAGAAATCTCACTTTTGCTGAATGATTACTTCTATTCGTCATAAAGCATCTGCTGAGTCGGTTTAAGGGATGGCTTGTCAAGGCAATCGTCTTCTCGCTATCCATTTTCTAGTTAACCGACCGTCCGAGTTTCTACAGCTCGGGAAGTGACGGTATTCACAATGTTTATTTTTATTGGAGATTGAATTTTCAGTATCCGACAAATTGCATCGAGAGAAACCTGGCGATATAGCCATCGCTTTCTCGAGCTAAATGAATTCTCATGGGAAGTAATTCAACCAAAAAAATCGATTACGAGAAAATCGTAAGCGAAATCAAAAAAGAGATGAGTCACCTTTCTCTAAGGATGGGCAGGGTGGTTCAAGAGCATAAAGATCGATATATCATCCAAGCCGAAAATGATCAGATAACGGGAGAGTTATTGGGTAATTTGAGGTATTCTGCTACCAGTCGACTTTCCTTACCCGCAGTAGGCGATTGGGTATTGTTTCAAGAGTTTGATGGAAGTAGTGGAATCATTCATCACGTTTTACCTCGGCAAACCATCTTGAAAAGAAAAGCGGTGGGTGGAAAGGATGATTTTCAGATCATTGCTGCGAATATCGACTATGCCCTCATTGTTCAAGCTGTTGGACGGGATTTCAGTCTGAACAGAATTGAACGGTATTTGACTATTTGCCACGATTCTGGGATTGTGCCAATTGTTGTCTTAAACAAGATTGACTTGGCGAGTGAAGTTGAACTTTCAGAGTTCAAGAAGTTGATTCAAGATAGATTCAGAGGCGTGCAGACATTGTATACAAGTACACATGAACCAGGAGGTTTGGATAGCTTGCAAGCCTTGATGGAGTCGAATGCTACCTATTGTATGTTGGGATCTTCTGGTGTTGGAAAGTCAAGTTTAATCAATGCACTTTCTGGAAGTGAACTTTTTGGAACAAGCGAGATTAGTGAGAGTGTTCAGAGGGGTAAGCACACTACGACACATCGAGAAATCGTGCAACTTCCGAATGGTAGCTTCATGATTGACAATCCAGGGATTCGAGAAGTGGGAATTGCCGATAGCAAGAAAGGGTTAGAATTGACTTTTCATCCTATCCAGATGTTGGCTGAGGATTGCAAGTTTAAAGACTGTTCTCATCAGGCTGAAGTTGGATGTGCCGTTCTTGCAGCCATCGAATCAGGAGCGCTTGATCCCGAGCTGTATGAAAACTATATGAAGCTCAACAGGGAGCAAGAGCGATTTACCACTTCCCTTCATGAACGCCGAAAGAAGGAAAAACAATTCGGCAAGATGATTAAGCAAACGATGCAGGAGAAGAAGAAGTGGAAGAGATGATTGAACAAAGAACCCCCGACAAATAATTGCCGGGGGTTTTTCTTGTACAAATATCGGGAGTGTTCTCCTCTTGCGTCCGCCCTCCGTTCCTGGATAGCGGTTCCGGTGCTCAAGCAAGAAAATCCCAGATATCCTTAAGGTCGATGCAATGGCATTTTTAAGATCACTCAACTTTGAGCAAGCTCAGTTGAGCTCAATAAAAAATCCCATCATCACTGCTTAAGTCGTGATGTGGGATTTATTTTTCTAGTGGAGCTGAGGGGAGTCGAACCCCTGTCCAAACAAGGAAACAATGGGCTTTCTACATGCTTATTCCACTATTGGGTTTTCGACTCAGGGCTGGGAGCGGACACCCTACCTTTGAGCTTAGGTACTAAATTTCGAATTACCTCCGTACCACCAATAATTCTATCCCAACTTTTACAACACCTCTGGATCAGACTCCGCTGGTCAGGGATTCTGAGAGATGGCTCACTCCCGTACCTTGTACGGGATTAGCTAAATCCTTCTATCGAATGGATTAAGCGGCAAGCGCGTAGTTATTTTCGCCTGTTATAAAAATGAAGCTCCTGTTTAACGAGCGTAAACCTCATGGCTCGGCATGCTTACACACTCCTTCATCTTGCTGTCAAAACCAGTCAGCCCCAGAAGGAACTTACAAAGTTAGGTAGAAAGCATACCATTGACAAGTATTATTCACCTTAACAGTTTGTGTGTTTTTTAGCGTCACGGTTACACTTCTTTGTGAGTTATACGCGAAGTGTTACAATATATTTCACTCTTTGCCGAATATTGTCGAATTTCGCATCTCAATCCACACCCATGACCCAAATCGTGAAAATCGGCTTAATTCGAGAAGGAAAAAATCCACCCGATAAAAGAGTGCCGATGAGTCCGCAACAATGTGTCGAATTGATGGAATCCTTTCCAAATGTTCGCATTGTTGCTCAGAGTAGTCCCATTAGAGCTTTTACAGATGATGAGTATCGGGCGGCTGGCGTTGAAGTTGTAGACGATGTGAAGGATTGCGATTTATTGTTAGGAGTGAAGGAGGTACCTGTAGATATGCTGATTCCTGGAAAGGCATATATGTTCTTCTCACATACCTTCAAAAAACAACCGTACAACAGACATTTGTTGCAAAGTATCTTAGAAAAGGAGATTGAATTAATCGACTATGAAGTGCTGAAAGGCACAAACGGTACACGATTGATCGGTTTTGGAAGATACGCAGGTATTGTGGGAGCCTATAACGGTTTCCGTGGATATGGTGCAGCAACCGGTAGATACGAATTGCGACCCGCTCATGAGTGCCACGACAGAGCGGAAATGGAAGAGGAATTTTCCAAAGTGAACCTACCAGAGCATTTCAAGATTGTAATGACAGGACAAGGACGTGTGGCGAAAGGTGCCATGGAAGTCCTCAATTCGCTGAACATCGAAAAGGTCTCTGCTCGTCAGTTTACCGAAAGCGAATTTGATCACCCTGTGTTCTGCCAATTGGGCGTGCTAGACTACAATAAGCGCATTGATGGATTGGTGGCCACTCGAAATGATTTCTACCAAAATCCAGAGAGTTACGAAAGTGATTTTATGCGTTTTGCAGTGAATGCAGATATGTATTTAGCGTGTCATTATTGGGGGGAGGGGTCGCCTTATATTTTCACAAGAGACGATATCAAGAAGCCTGAGTTCAATATTTCTTTTGTTTCTGATATTTCATGTGACATTGATGGGCCTGTTGCTTCAACACTTCGACCATCTACCATTGCCAACCCATTCTATGCCTATGATCCTGCAACAGAAAAGGAGGTTCCATTGGGAACAGAGGGCAGTATTGGCG includes:
- a CDS encoding NAD(P)-dependent oxidoreductase, whose protein sequence is MTQIVKIGLIREGKNPPDKRVPMSPQQCVELMESFPNVRIVAQSSPIRAFTDDEYRAAGVEVVDDVKDCDLLLGVKEVPVDMLIPGKAYMFFSHTFKKQPYNRHLLQSILEKEIELIDYEVLKGTNGTRLIGFGRYAGIVGAYNGFRGYGAATGRYELRPAHECHDRAEMEEEFSKVNLPEHFKIVMTGQGRVAKGAMEVLNSLNIEKVSARQFTESEFDHPVFCQLGVLDYNKRIDGLVATRNDFYQNPESYESDFMRFAVNADMYLACHYWGEGSPYIFTRDDIKKPEFNISFVSDISCDIDGPVASTLRPSTIANPFYAYDPATEKEVPLGTEGSIGVQAVDNLPCELPRDASEGFGRELLDKIFPELLTGDKDNIIAKATETKDGELTSHFKYLQKWVNEEEEEEE
- the rsgA gene encoding ribosome small subunit-dependent GTPase A, coding for MGSNSTKKIDYEKIVSEIKKEMSHLSLRMGRVVQEHKDRYIIQAENDQITGELLGNLRYSATSRLSLPAVGDWVLFQEFDGSSGIIHHVLPRQTILKRKAVGGKDDFQIIAANIDYALIVQAVGRDFSLNRIERYLTICHDSGIVPIVVLNKIDLASEVELSEFKKLIQDRFRGVQTLYTSTHEPGGLDSLQALMESNATYCMLGSSGVGKSSLINALSGSELFGTSEISESVQRGKHTTTHREIVQLPNGSFMIDNPGIREVGIADSKKGLELTFHPIQMLAEDCKFKDCSHQAEVGCAVLAAIESGALDPELYENYMKLNREQERFTTSLHERRKKEKQFGKMIKQTMQEKKKWKR